One segment of Thermotoga sp. DNA contains the following:
- the rsfS gene encoding ribosome silencing factor translates to MIEILRRLLEKISEKGGEDPVVLDMRKTPIPTEYFVIVTASSYTHMKALRDELVDLIKEMSLPLIYYDRGEQYEWLIIDAGSVVIHIFTEKGRDFYDLEGLWIDADRINI, encoded by the coding sequence GTGATTGAGATCCTGAGGAGACTCCTTGAAAAGATCTCCGAGAAGGGCGGGGAAGATCCTGTGGTTCTCGACATGAGGAAAACTCCTATTCCAACGGAGTACTTCGTGATAGTCACTGCAAGTTCTTACACGCATATGAAAGCTCTGAGGGATGAACTGGTCGATCTAATAAAGGAGATGTCTCTTCCTCTGATCTACTACGACAGGGGCGAGCAATACGAGTGGTTGATCATAGATGCCGGAAGCGTGGTTATACACATATTTACCGAGAAGGGAAGGGATTTCTATGACTTGGAGGGTCTGTGGATAGACGCGGACAGGATAAACATCTAA